Below is a window of Arabidopsis thaliana chromosome 2, partial sequence DNA.
AAAGGGGTTCAAAAGAAAAGGCTCAATTAGACAGCCAGCCAGCCATCCACCGTTGAAAAAGACTTGTGGCGTAGGGAATGGACGAATGGTTCCAccttcttgattttcttggttATTTCTTACAATTTGTGTCggttataaataaaattcaacgAGAGCCACGATAGATTTGGTgtgatgatatttgaatgATTGAGGTTGAAGGAATGATTGTCATCTTAAGTAATGTGAGACTATTTCAAAGTGGAAGGTTGCTTAGCTGTTGCTTTCTTCGTCCCCAATTCTCTTCCCATGTGGGATCCTCGTGGTCTGGTCACTTGTCATCAACCAAACCCCTCTATGTTTTAGTTATCTTAATTCTAATTCACAttctactatttttattttgtcaacatttccatattcttttgttataGGAACCAAtgtgacaaaaacaaaatatccttgagaatctttttttttttttttggacaaaaccTTGAGAATCTAAGATATAagaaacaatttgttttgctcaaaacaatatatgttGTTGGCAAAAGAATTATTCTCGTTAACTTTAATATCTTATGTAGTCTTTAGTGACTCGGTTTCGTTCAATTCTTCTTATGgaacaaaatcagaaagtcaaaacaaaaccccCTTAATGGGTTATATAGTACGCTGTGATATAATCTGGTTGCGTCATTGATAGTAGTGTACAAATTTACTTTGCTAGTATGTTTATGTCTCTCGTTCTGTCTATCTGAGCTCCGGTTTAGCGGGACGCCAAAATCCCTTCCGACCAACCAAAAACCGGTCCTCGTATATTTTGGTTGACCAATGAAGCGAACCAAGTATGGATTCAAGCTTCATTATTGTTTCCATGTTGTCTTGTACCACAAGATATCCACCTGGTCTCACTATCCGATCTATCTCAGCTACCACTTGTACAATCTCACACCTGAAATTGACCCaaaaaacacatattaaaGGTTAACCACACTATTCGCAATATCAAACCGAGTTTGGTATGACAACTCCGACTTTGGTTAAGCTAACCGTGAACCGAACCAAAACAGTGAATGCCTACTGGCTACTGCTAAAGAACTGAAACTCTATAGATATACAAACTCAGATCTGTTGTTTACCTTTGTGTGAGATCACCTAGGAGGAAACTGGAATGTAACAGATCGTATGTTCTAGGGTAAGTGTTGACGGACTCACACCAATCATGGTAAACTCCGATCAAGCCTCGATCATAAACGACGGAGAGAGTGTCAGGTTTATCCACAGGGACAACATTCATCACCCAGAGTGGTAGATTTATAAGTGCAGCAGCAAAACtataccaaaaagaagaaaagaagaaaaacttgtgTCAAGTTTCAGTTTGGGATAAACCGGATTCTGGTTAAAGTTTCAGAGATTGTAAATGTACCCGCCAAAACCAGCATTCATGTCCATCACATTCCGCACAGTCGACCAGTTTACAGCTAGATGTTTGAGGTAAACATCAGAAACACTTGCTGACCATTTCTCTGTATCTTTCTTCAATGTTTCCGCTTTAACTGAAATGCTTTGCGGTTTAACACTCACAAGCCGTTTAGGCCATAGTTCAGGCCAACTCTGGACATTTCCACTAGGTAACTTGGAAAGGCATTTAGCGAGAGGAACATACCTAAAATTAATCAGAAGGaaatgttacaaaaaataGTGGACATTACTTATATGTGAATGTAAAGCATCATTTTGtgtaatagtttttttacCATGAACCATTTGCTTCCTTTTTATCACAAAGTGGTGGATCTTGTGTGCTGCGTTTATTATAACAGGATTCTGATGTTGGCTTTTGATAGATCACAAGTCCGATTCCAGAGGAATCAACCGTCTTTGTCACGACCTTCCAGCAAATGGATTTAGTAAGAGAAACCATTTCTGCAAAACAGAATTGTAACAGTTAAAACCATAGAGATCAACATCAGTGTTGaatgatcaaataaaaaaaacatgattgtTGCGAACCATTCCAAATTCTGCTATCTCTGTCATTATCTCGATAGACTGGTGTTGCAGACCATATGAAGAAACCTCCTGGCCTAAGTACCCTATTGAGCTCCAACAACGGTTTCCCACCTAACAAATTAAACCATAATGATCATTGGAACCTTGAAGCAAATGGGCTAAGAGGAAAAAGAAtggaacaaaagaaatacCATCAGCATCCCAATGGACTCTGCACCGTGCACAATGTATAAGATCAAATGCATTGCTCGGAAACGTGAGCTGTTGTGTTCCAATAACAGAAAGTGTTGCAGGTATTCCTCGTTCTAACGCAAATTGAATCTGAGCTTCATGTTCATCTTTAGGAGCAAACGACATTGTAATGACATCTTTATCTAATAAAGATCCGCCAAAGCTAGCAACACCACAACCAACATCTAATACAACCCTTATGTTTTTCCCCCATTTGATACTCGGTAACGCCTGTGAATATGAAATGATTTCAACACAAAGATAGATGCTTTCTATTCAAGAAAAACAGGGGAAACAGAGCTAAGAAAGTGCTGACCTTTTCGATGAACTCAACGTAATGAGTAACCCCGAATTTGAATTGAGTACCTCCTCCAGGAAAAACTAGAAATTCACCCTCTTTTTTAACCCAATTTTGTTCCTTCTTGTATTCAACAAGCTTGGGATGAGGAACATTGTCATACCAAATCTGCACATTATAGAGTAAACCACCTATAATACtctaaaaatgtaaactttgaATCTATCAGACTCTAAAGAACGGATCTTTCTCCTTTACTTTCACATACTAAAATGGGTCACTAAACTAAATCATGTATCTTCAGATCAAGCTGATCAAGAGCAGCAACCAAAtcttaccaaaaacaaaaacaggaACTGTCTCTCACCATATCCCGGCTCTTAGGCCACGGAACCGGCGGCTTATAATTATCAGGCAAGGGAAGGAGACATTTAGGACTTGGTTCAGGGCAATGACGTTCTCGATGCTCCATATGTCTCCTTGATTTGAGCTGCTTGATGGCAGCGTAATTATCAAGACAAGGTATGTAATCAACAGATTCTGCACCTTTACATAGATCCCATTTCAGCTCTCCCACCTCGAGGGAAGTGTTTAGCTTCATCTTCTGTGGAGTTTGATCTGAAGAAACGTCGACGATTCGGTGAGGAATTGGAGATTTTGGGATTGGTGTGTAGTAATCGGTGGTGGAGAGAGAAGGGAAAGGGAATCTGGCGTTATCGGaggtgaagaggaagaaggtgaTGGCGATGAGGAGAGTGGAGAGGAGTAAAACGACGACGTGTTGTACTGATATCGCCATTGGAGACGAAGATCATTAGAGATCAGTGTTACGAGACGCGTTTCAGgtaagaggaagaggaaagtgTGAGCTGAGCTGAGCTCCAAAAGTCGCAACTTTCACATTTCGATTTTGCAGAGAGAGCTTAAGTAATTTTTAATGCGCCGACAGATTAAAAAAGGATTTGTGTCcgaaagaatttttcttttctgattaGTAGTATAAGACAAGATGTTTGATCTTgtaataaatcattttaattatGAATCAATTGCAAGTTAACCATTTATGTATCAGACAGAGGATTTTTAagaatttcatttttggtaaattttctCAATAGAAGATCGCAGTAGTAATTGATGAATATCTGCATCTTCGGAGACATCAGATCTGAATTAAATCTACACACCTATCATTGCCAGATCCAATCAACCTACTTTCCTGAGGTTTAAACTCAAAAGTATGATCATATTGAGCCAAAGTTTTCCTAAGATAATAATGAGTCATGTGGTGGAGCAACATATTCTTGAGCAGTAGTAACATATGCAAagaatcaaatcttttataaaaCCATGAATGTATGATTGATATGTAACCACCCCCTATGGGTAAAATAAAATGCCTCAGAGTCATCAAAAAGCACATAAATCCTCTCGGAGGTTTTTCTACTGCCTTGTCAAAGCTTAAACCAAAATACTGGGACTGTTGAGATTGGGTAGatttaatagaaagaaaaatccgGCAATCTTACTCGATGATTCCGGCACCTGCATCGAGATCCACTTCGCCCATACCAGTgtcctcttcttcgtctccgcTATCTTCATCGCCGCTCATTTCTTCATTGTCAAGACGTAGCTTAGCCATGTGTTCTGTCAGCATCTTTTCATCACGTTCACTCACCTATATTTGACATAGATTATAAACATTAATAGGCGGTTGTGaaccaaattaaacaaaacacaaaagaaaagctCGTTCTTGTGACATGCAACTCGAGACGGTTCAtcacttaaaaaaaactaatttaagaTACTCACAGCTCTAGCCCCCTCCTTAACGACAAGCTTGCCTTTGTGTGTCTCAATTGTCTCAGTGCATGCTGCTATGGCTTTGTTTAGAATTTCAATCCCTTGTTCCTGTTTaatatttgagaaattgagaagatAAAATGGGACAAAACATAGCATTTACACATTTATGGTTTAAGTGAAGACAAATCCGCAGAGCTACATAATTGGCAAACAAAGTTGCAATGTCCAGTGTTTTCTTAAGCATTTACTTTCCTTGCAACTACAGTGTTTTCAAAATTCTGGCAAGTAGCTTTAGTGGATATACAATCTAAACAGAGATCATAAACCTCTTAAAGATAAGTAGGGGAGGATTTCTATAATATACCAATTACCAAACCAAGTAAATCATAGTGCAAGATAGAAGATTGCCTAACCTTGTCAAGTGTCTGAGTAGTAAGGACATACAGAGGTGGAGCAACCAATTTAATCTTAACAGGACAGTCTTCATTTCCAGCGGCTTCAGCATTTTTCATAGCCTCCTGAAATTACAAGCATGGGtgagaaaatcaaatgaaatcaTAATGTATTCATTTCACAAGTTAAAGATAATCTAATAAGAGATACGACCTTAATGTGAACAACTCCATCAAACTGAAAACACTTCAATTCGATATCAGCCCGGATTTTCATTGGTTGTGGTGTCATTCTCCTCCTAATGTTCTTCACAAGTGCATCTTTCACTTCTTCCGTAACAGCAGGTACAACCTTAGTCACCTACAAACAGAAAACTTGTAAGATTAGCACCAAATAAAGTTAGTACTAACCGCTAAAACAATGCCAGAGAACAAAGTATATACCTCTTGCCCATCAGGCCCAACTTCTTTGATCTCACGGGTGAGAGGACCCAACACTGAATCAGGATCCGTCACTAAGATCTTGAAAGcctgaacaaaagaaaattatatatgagaACTAAATAACCATAGAGATACACAATGAATCTCCAATTCACAAAATTCTTACCTCAAAAGCATGACCATGTCGTCGATACAAAGGCCAACCAATGTTCACATACAAGTCCTGCAACATGAAAGCTCAAATCAATTTCTATTCAACGATCACATCACTAAGCTATGATATTTGATAATATCTCTAACAAGCAAAATCCAAATCCAGTAGATAATCCCAGATTTGAACTACGATATTTTACCTCCAAATCAATTGAAAGAGTCTCAGCAACATGGCGCATGATAGAATGAACAAGTTTGCTCTTGTTATACCTCTCTTCACAAGTCTGAATATCTTCCTCGCTGACTCTACGTTTGCTCAGATCAATGTAACCTTTCTCTTTGTCAACACGGAGAACCATGACAGGCTCAATTCTTCCGACCTTAATCAAACTGCTAACACTTCGGATCCGACGACGAGAGAGCTCGGAGAAAAGGATCATGCCTTCGATGTTGTTGTACTCGAGGAGAGAAACATAAGCTCCCATATCGGCAATGTTCTTCACCTGGATCATCACCGCCATATCCACCTCTGGGTATTTCGCCTCGTACATCCGACACTCGAGATTCGGTGTTTGACTCGCCATGATTGGTAGATTTCGATACTGCTTGAGCTCACGCGAATTCACTCTTCGTTGAATCGGGTAAAGCTACGAGGCGGAGACACTTAGGGTTTTAGACTTTTTAGGCGACGGAGCAAATCAGACAGGTTTCTAGAGATAAGAAATGAGCAAGGAACACAAACGGAAAATGAGTCGACTTGCGTCAAAGATGCCAAGTTAAACGGCACCGTGTCAGTTAAACAATTAGGTTTTAATTGGGCCACAAGATAGTTTCAAGGGGTTAGGGGTTAAAAGCCTATTCGGGTTTCAGACATTTTCGGCCCAACTTCTTTCACAACGTAAGTTTGGATTGATTTCCTTTGCTTATTCATGAATTGCGTTTAAACCGGAGCAAACTAAACTAGAGCTCGAATCCACATTTGGCAGTCCAAAAACATTCTGACCGAACCGATGTAGAATCGATCACCAGGTGGGTTTGATGAACCTTATACCAGAATATAAAGTTATGTGATCATGTCTTTTGTCTCTTACAGAAAAAGAAGTCTACTACCTCACAAAATCGTAAAAGCTAAAGAACTAAACATAAAGTAGACACATATAGAAACACAGTAGACACAAGAGTCCCTCGAAGCTGCTTACCCTTCCAGAAGCATCTGATTGAAATGCCATGTTCCTGAAATTACCCACAAGCATTCAAAGACATATATTAAAACCAAGTTTGAGGCACGACGTAGGATGAATAAGTggattttcttgttcttttataaatttatagatTAGAACAAAATGTGAGAGATTATTTATGTACCGTGTCCTTTGCCAACTCGTCGCAGTTGAGCCACATATTCTGAGATCAACTTGATTGCTTCCACCTgagaaatgttttattttatcaaaaattccTATTAGATTCTCTTTGATAGCTTATATACAACAGTAGCTCTTTGCCACTAACATAGAACACCAAATAAATTACCTGCTCTGTCAGAAACTCGCTCTCAATAAAATCTGCCAAGTGGACATCATTGTTCTTCGAAGCAACCTGTTGAAGCAAAGCATTACCAAACTGAGAACAGTTCTTGCCGAGTGAAGATTAGATTTACTTCTCAAATACGGATTTGACATATATAGTATGAACTCAAGAAGAGATGGTCTTTACACTGTGAAGGTTTAAGAGCTTCTCATTAACTAGTTTCTCCAGTGACAGAGCAAGCTCCATGCCTGCAACAACAAATCACAGAATTGTATGTTAAAATTCCTATATCCATTGAGACTTGAATCTCCATATGAGAGATACATTTTCATAATACTTAAGAACTCAGATAAAATTCAGTCTTTGCTAGTGAAAATATGCAATCTCTTCAAAAGCTTAACAAAATCATTGGTGTCAATATCTAATTTCTTAGAATGTGGCAGACATATGAAACTAAAGAAGTTTTTTCACTTGGGATTATTAGTGTTAGCATTTTTGAGCTTACCATAAAGAGCATCTCCTTTGTCAACATGTTCAAACTCTGAAAGAGGCATTACAATGGACTGTAACTTAACCCTCCCACCACGTTTGTTCTGCAATTCatggaaaaaaactaaaacatgttAGAACCAAATTAGCTCCAATAAGGTAAACAAATGGAAATAACTTTCATAAGACCTGATACTCCATTAACTTCTCAGCATGCTCTCTTTCTTCCAAACTTGATTCCTTAAAGAACCTGATTCCATGAAACCAACAATTAACTAtggataaacaaaaaaaatccgaaaatATCAACACTCTTGAATAACCGGAGACTCACTTGGCAAGACCTTTGAGCGCGATGTTATCCCGATCAAAGTAAGCATACATAGCGTGATACACATACGAGACATTGTATTCCACACTGCAACCAAAATCCATTGAAGAATTTCAAATTCACAGGTTCATAAACAATAAGCAGAATCAACATGAGGTTCCAAGTTACCAAATCTTATAGCCAATCAACCAGATTATAATACCGAATCTAAGAGACTGGGGTGAGAAAGAATAACCTACTTGATCTGCTCGTTAATGGCGGCTTCGCACTCGTCTGAGTACTTTTGTCGAGCGAGTGAGAGATGAGAGCTGGTAGGGACGAGATCGAGCTCCTTTTTTACTTCCTTAAACGGCTCGAAGACAACGCCGCTTAGCGCGTCGGTGGTTGAGCTTTTAGATGCGCGAAAAGAGAAAGTTAAGTTTCCAGATTTTCCAGAAGAAACTCGAAGATTCGATGAAATGGAAGGTAACAAAGGAGACACATCCTTCTTCACGCCATGGAAATTCACCAGCGAgagagctgaagaagaagatgaagaaacagtCTTGAGAAGCATTTTGACTCGTTTGGATTGAAACAAAGTAGGAAAGTTTTCTTCGCGAGAAAATTGGAGAAGACGAATGGATTTTTCGTGAGGCGAGGGAGATATATGTAAAAGTGAGATTGTGATGTGTTGATGATGAGGCTGCGGATGAGAGACACGTGTACGTACGAGATCGTGGGATGGGTCATGGCGCGTGGCAAGCTTGTGGTTCAACTGCGTTGctggaattttttttctttttctttttgtcgttgctggaattttgtttatccgtgacttatttgttttgaagctgtataattttgttttatgtgatgaaaattgaaattgcagcttcaaaatctctttcactaattacttaattaagtaaataatcatttatttaatagaaaaTCTCTTGTAATTTGTGATTAgtgaataaaaaagttaacagAACAactaaaatactaaaattaaatatccCTTAAAATTGGAACAAATAAGAAAGAGTGCATAAGGAAAACAATTTGGTTTTAtgcaatttaaattaaaacaaacaaaaacaacaagtaATTGGTAAATATGATTGGCACATTCCTCAAATTGAAGATTCTGTTTTAGaggagagaacaaaaaaaaaacatatacactCAAAAATCTTCATAACAAGATATtattaaccaatcaaaatcattaccactaaaaaaaaaacacaattttagTTGTTAATTAGTAACCATAATCCAGTTCTTCTACCTGTTCATTGAGAGATGCTAACTCTATATAAGCTGATAATGTAGGCTAACACTTCTCATCATCTCTTAGAACAAGTATTgataaacaacaattttttttttccatacaCCTTAAACTCAATAATAAGATGGCAAGCATTGCTTTTGTGTTTAAGGTTTTATGTGTATCTTTCTTGTTCATATTTGTTGCAAGTCGTCCTACTATCCGACCAAAAACGTTTAACGTCCAACGTCATGGTTCTAAGCCGGACGGAAAAACTGATAATGCCAATGTATGTAAACGagaatttttctaattttttttttaccattaaTTAGTTATGAGATGAAAATCTATGCACATTAGCACAactataaacatatatgacaaatatacaaaccaaaaagataaatatatatttttaatttattgtattttaacatatatatatcattcttAACACATACAAAATCAGGTATTCACAAGTATATGGAGTCGTgcatgcaaaagaaaaagtggaAGTAGTAAAATCTATGTACCAAAAGGAATATTTTACCTCGGTGGTGTAGAGTTTGTGGGTCCATGCAAAAATCCTATTGAATTCGTCATTGATGGAACTTTATTGGCTCCTGCAAATCCTAGTGATATTAAGCAAGATACATGGATCAACTTTAGGTACATCAACAATCTTTCTATCTCCGGTTCCGGTACACTTGACGGCCAAGGAAAACAATCTTGGCCACTCAATGACTGCCACAAAAATCTCAATTGTCCTAAACTAGCTATGGTAACATATCTTAAACTTTTTCACTTATTTACATTTAAAGCGTATTACAAAACGTACATGTGATATTTATACACAACTTTATTAgaatttttggtctttttcaTTTGAGAAATTAACAAGTCTTATAATaaacttgaatttttttatagactATGGGATTTGCATTCGTGAACAACTCAAATATCAAAGACATAACATCACTCAACAGCAAAATGGGAcatttcaacttcttctccgTCCATCACTTTAATATTACCGGCGTCACTATAACAGCTTCCGGTGATAGTCCTAACACCGACGGTATCAAGATGGGTTCATGTAGCAACATGCACATCTCCAACACAAACATCGGTACCGGAGACGATTGTATTGCCATTCTCTCTGGAACCACTAACCTCGATATCTCTAATGTTAAATGTGGTCCCGGACATGGGATCAGTGTTGGAAGTTTAGGGAAGAACAAAGACGAGAAAGACGTGAAAAACTTAACAGTAAGAGACGTCATTTTCAACGGTACAAGTGATGGTATTCGGATCAAGACTTGGGAATCTTCAGCTTCAAAAATCCTCGTTTCGAACTTTGTGTACGAGAATATTCAGATGATTGACGTTGGAAAACCAATCAACATCGATCAGAAGTATTGTCCTCATCCTCCTTGTGAACATGAGCAAAAGGTTAACATTCTATTCAAAAAACAAGCTTCATCATTCTCTTATTTCATCAAAagaataagaacaaaaatataaaagacaacttgtgtttatttttcttcaggGAGAGTCTCACGTTCAAATCCAAGATCTTaagttaaaaaacatatatggaACGTCAAAGAACAAAGTGGCAATGAATCTTCAATGTAGCAAAAGCTTTCCGTGCAAGAATATTGAGCTAATTGACATTAACATAAAAAGTAATGGACTTGAAAATAGTTCTTCCATTGCAGTTTGCGAAAATGTTGATGGTTCTATGAGCGGTAAAATGGTTCCTCAACATTGTCTGAATTGATTTGACGAGCCATCAAAATAATAACGATGTGTTGTGTATATGATACTTTCATTTATgaataaaccaaattatttgatgtataggataatgtttttttttataaccgAAATTccaaattaaaacataaatatgtatataagctttcagataaaataaaaaattaacatcCATAATCTACAAGAAATTGTATTTTCTGAAAATCGAATAGAAACACATGATTAAACAATTGGACGAAAGAATTTCTACATAAATCTCTGAATAAATTCAATAAATCCGGTTCATCTGAAGAAACTAAATTGAACCATACTCTGGTTCGGTTTTTAAATGGGCcgtttgagatttgagaagGCCCATAGTTGATAACATTCAGGCTTCAAATTGCAAatgatatacaaaaataatttatgcGGCTTATTCGTAAGAATTACTAAGATTAAGGGTACAATTGAAATTTCGATTGAACCAACGGCGGATGTGAAATCAACAACAGCGACGACTGCAGCCGTGCCGAGCactcatctcttcttctctctcagtCTCGCTCGCCATCTCCGTGGAGATCCTCGGACATGGTCATGAGATCGTAAGAGAGAATCttcaaaaaattgaaattggaaATCGATAAGCTAGGAGCTAAGGAGAAATGTCGGGGAAACTTTGGATCCCGAGATTTATTCTCATCACTCTACTGTTTATTAGCTCACGAGTTAACTCTCAATGTGAATTCAGTTTCACTGGACGCAACAAGGTCTTTCATTTCAACCTAGCATCTTCGATTCGGAATTATCCTCACGGTGTGCTCAGCGAAGATGGGTACTTTCGCTTTTCCTTTTGTCCCAGATTCCATTTCTTATATGCTTGAAGTTCgctttcaatttcaaattctGTACATCTTATGAAATTATTATGTAGAATGTTGCATTTGGTATTGTGATTTGTACTGGATGGTGTTAAGTTAAAATGTTCGTCTATGTTACTTCATTTGTGTTGTGCTTATACTAAATGCAATAATTGGATAAGCAGGTTTTATAAAGTGGAAGCGAACAGTTCCGTGTTATGGTTTCAGGTTGTCTTCTACATCAGGTTACACTTTGTTTCTGTATTTTTCTCTGTTACACTGATCATAACATCTATGATCCTGTATCTTGGATTTCTCGCGTGCCTGTGTAATTCATCTTGTTGTATGTAATTTCTGATAACTGGTAACAAGGAAAAAGGAATAGATAGGTTAATGGAACAGTAGAGGAAGAACGATACGTTGCTTAGATTAGGAAAGCATTTAGAGTTAAGGTGGTTCTGATTTGAAGATGTATAACTGCTTGGTAGTCATACTGCCGTTTATGTTTTACACTACGCCATTGTGATTtatgtttgttattttttttgtaaaccgTCTTGTGGAACAGCTTTGTGACGTGCTGATTTTCAATCATGATCCCCCTCGATGTGTTGGTTGCGAAGTAAGATATTTGGCTACTTTTCTTGTCTTGATCTATCCTTCTACAGaaaaagtttctattttaACTTTGAGAATCTCAATCAGTCTCTGTGACTTTGCTTTTCTTCACTTAGGATTGTGGAGGTCCATCTCACTGCGGAACGTCATGTAGTGCACTTGTGTCAGAAAATGTAAGAGGTATTAAAATCACACTCTGACAGCATGTTATCTTAATGTATATTATGTAGCTCAGTAGAGAATGATAAGGTTGCAGATTGCACAATGCTTTTGTGCTAATGAAGAGTTAAACCAtcttaaaaatctaatcattTGCAGGGTATGATGTATGCACTTCTCTAGGGCATGCCTCAAGCACAAAAGTTGATATTATTGGTAAGGTTTAAGATATGTGAAAATTGAGACTATTTTCACCCTGTGTTCTAAGTTGTGAAAAAGCTAAATTGTTAATGCTGTTTTCTCCCAACTTCGTTTGCAATAATAATGTAATAAATGTGCCTcaggatttttgttttgaatatggTAGATAAAGAGGATCCTGGCAAAGGCGTCATTGTTCAGATGTCAACTGGAAATAGGAACCAAAATTGCTCGCTTTCAGTTTCTGTTATTTGCCAGAAAACTAAAGTTGATGTAAGGATTTGTATATCAGACATCCTACTTAAGCGTATGAATTGAAGTTGATTTTAGGAGTTTTTAAGACGTAAAACCTCGttcaccattttcttttctcaggGACCACTCACTTTGGCGAAATCTGGTACCTGTCAGTATGTGAGTGTTCAGTAACTCATCTATTTGCTCTTTTCCTGTAGCTTTCAAATTACCAAGtgtgattgtttcttttgtgaatTTTATGGGTTTTAAGTTTGAAAACTGAGTTTTTATTTGCATCTCAATATCTTGATTCTTAAGAAGTATGGACTCTGGGTAGTTATGGTCTTGTTTCACTGACAGGCTACTCAGCTGCGACATCCTGCCGGTTGTGCAGCAGCTATATCCGGCCATAGTAGTGGATGGGGCTGGTTTAGTACCTTACTAATCATGTGAGCAAACCAATCTTTTTAATGTGAGGCCTATTGGAATATGTTTAGATATCGTGGgaatcaaaaatgaaatgttCTTATCTTTCTCAGTATCTTGTGCCTGTTTGGAGCTTATCTGGTGGGTGGTGCAGTATATCGGTATTTCTCCCTTGGAATTCGTGGCATAGATGTATGTTTCACTACCTTCCTTTATATATGCAAGTTTTTCTCATGTACTGATTCTATCACAATTGAAA
It encodes the following:
- a CDS encoding Pectin lyase-like superfamily protein (Pectin lyase-like superfamily protein; FUNCTIONS IN: polygalacturonase activity; INVOLVED IN: carbohydrate metabolic process; LOCATED IN: endomembrane system; CONTAINS InterPro DOMAIN/s: Pectin lyase fold/virulence factor (InterPro:IPR011050), Pectin lyase fold (InterPro:IPR012334), Glycoside hydrolase, family 28 (InterPro:IPR000743), Parallel beta-helix repeat (InterPro:IPR006626); BEST Arabidopsis thaliana protein match is: Pectin lyase-like superfamily protein (TAIR:AT4G13760.1); Has 3981 Blast hits to 3959 proteins in 466 species: Archae - 8; Bacteria - 1108; Metazoa - 14; Fungi - 1255; Plants - 1474; Viruses - 0; Other Eukaryotes - 122 (source: NCBI BLink).), which codes for MASIAFVFKVLCVSFLFIFVASRPTIRPKTFNVQRHGSKPDGKTDNANVFTSIWSRACKRKSGSSKIYVPKGIFYLGGVEFVGPCKNPIEFVIDGTLLAPANPSDIKQDTWINFRYINNLSISGSGTLDGQGKQSWPLNDCHKNLNCPKLAMTMGFAFVNNSNIKDITSLNSKMGHFNFFSVHHFNITGVTITASGDSPNTDGIKMGSCSNMHISNTNIGTGDDCIAILSGTTNLDISNVKCGPGHGISVGSLGKNKDEKDVKNLTVRDVIFNGTSDGIRIKTWESSASKILVSNFVYENIQMIDVGKPINIDQKYCPHPPCEHEQKGESHVQIQDLKLKNIYGTSKNKVAMNLQCSKSFPCKNIELIDINIKSNGLENSSSIAVCENVDGSMSGKMVPQHCLN
- a CDS encoding autophagy-like protein (FUNCTIONS IN: molecular_function unknown; LOCATED IN: endomembrane system; EXPRESSED IN: 22 plant structures; EXPRESSED DURING: 13 growth stages; CONTAINS InterPro DOMAIN/s: Autophagy-related protein 27 (InterPro:IPR018939); Has 138 Blast hits to 138 proteins in 57 species: Archae - 0; Bacteria - 0; Metazoa - 32; Fungi - 62; Plants - 33; Viruses - 0; Other Eukaryotes - 11 (source: NCBI BLink).), which encodes MSGKLWIPRFILITLLFISSRVNSQCEFSFTGRNKVFHFNLASSIRNYPHGVLSEDGFYKVEANSSVLWFQLCDVLIFNHDPPRCVGCEDCGGPSHCGTSCSALVSENVRGYDVCTSLGHASSTKVDIIDKEDPGKGVIVQMSTGNRNQNCSLSVSVICQKTKVDGPLTLAKSGTCQYATQLRHPAGCAAAISGHSSGWGWFSTLLIIILCLFGAYLVGGAVYRYFSLGIRGIDVIPNMDYWATVPHSIQSCFGSLFSRFGGSIRGQQTSYSQVNF
- a CDS encoding autophagy-like protein gives rise to the protein MVSGCLLHQLCDVLIFNHDPPRCVGCEDCGGPSHCGTSCSALVSENVRGYDVCTSLGHASSTKVDIIDKEDPGKGVIVQMSTGNRNQNCSLSVSVICQKTKVDGPLTLAKSGTCQYATQLRHPAGCAAAISGHSSGWGWFSTLLIIILCLFGAYLVGGAVYRYFSLGIRGIDVIPNMDYWATVPHSIQSCFGSLFSRFGGSIRGQQTSYSQVNF